One Staphylococcus ratti DNA segment encodes these proteins:
- the tarA gene encoding N-acetylglucosaminyldiphosphoundecaprenol N-acetyl-beta-D-mannosaminyltransferase TarA, with translation MVSTQNEYPLEKAKAQVQVLDIMFDNVTLLDMREHILRYMHTSTTHNLFVVTANPEIVHYASEEPMYQSIINKADYIIPDGTGIVKAARILGQPLQERVPGIEVMEHCLDIADIEHRKVFLLGATSPVVEKAARRIKRKYPNLEIQTHHGFIDVTDLEVVEAIRAFNPDFIFVGMGYPKQEQWIQHHRHHFDHTMMMGVGGSIDVFSGEVKRAPYIWRALNLEWVYRGITDIKRIHRFKRIPKFVLAVFKQKYFKT, from the coding sequence ATCGTTTCGACACAAAATGAATATCCACTTGAAAAAGCTAAAGCACAAGTTCAAGTATTAGATATCATGTTCGATAACGTCACATTACTAGATATGCGTGAACACATTTTACGGTACATGCACACATCTACAACACACAATCTTTTTGTAGTTACAGCGAATCCAGAAATTGTTCATTATGCTTCTGAAGAGCCGATGTACCAAAGTATTATTAACAAAGCAGATTATATTATTCCCGATGGTACGGGAATCGTAAAAGCTGCACGTATTCTAGGGCAACCATTGCAAGAGAGAGTGCCTGGTATTGAAGTGATGGAACATTGTTTAGACATAGCTGATATTGAACATCGAAAAGTTTTCTTACTTGGGGCAACATCTCCAGTAGTGGAGAAAGCGGCACGCCGTATTAAACGCAAGTATCCTAATTTAGAAATACAAACACATCATGGTTTTATCGATGTTACAGATTTAGAAGTTGTTGAAGCCATTCGTGCGTTTAATCCAGATTTTATTTTCGTTGGAATGGGATACCCTAAACAAGAACAATGGATTCAACATCATCGCCATCATTTTGATCATACAATGATGATGGGAGTTGGAGGCTCGATTGATGTCTTTAGTGGCGAAGTAAAGCGTGCGCCTTACATTTGGCGCGCATTAAACCTAGAATGGGTTTACAGAGGCATTACAGATATTAAACGAATCCATCGTTTTAAACGTATTCCAAAATTTGTACTCGCTGTTTTTAAACAAAAATATTTTAAAACATAA
- a CDS encoding M50 family metallopeptidase, with the protein MPEQTWLISPVPISIILLFVVTLLYLISHYYQNRPIFSVIDIVLNYIPVLTHEFGHILFNRLSGGKAVDFVVVVKRSERKATGQQGYAITKSRSRLGQIWTTLGGYVMPPFMLSVGLILQSKGYGALFILFYIFIFLYFTFVTSRKITPILIILFLSLTTYLGIQSENLTNYSFIYMLIYHFLLGTLLGEVIQSTVSIAQLTFARPKPSWDGSALSALTHIPTLFYSSIWVILNFTSLYFLFQQLFA; encoded by the coding sequence ATGCCAGAACAAACATGGCTCATCTCACCTGTTCCAATATCTATCATTTTGTTATTCGTTGTCACACTGCTCTATTTAATCAGTCATTATTATCAAAATCGCCCAATATTTTCTGTTATAGATATTGTCTTAAATTATATTCCTGTTTTAACACACGAGTTTGGTCACATTCTTTTTAATCGTTTAAGTGGCGGAAAAGCAGTTGATTTTGTTGTGGTAGTGAAACGTAGCGAAAGAAAAGCTACAGGCCAACAAGGCTACGCTATTACAAAATCACGTTCACGTTTAGGCCAAATATGGACCACTTTAGGGGGCTATGTCATGCCTCCATTTATGTTAAGCGTAGGATTAATTCTTCAAAGTAAAGGTTACGGCGCTTTATTTATATTGTTTTATATATTCATATTTCTTTATTTTACCTTTGTTACTTCACGTAAAATAACACCTATCCTAATTATATTATTTTTAAGTTTAACGACGTATCTAGGTATACAATCTGAAAACTTAACGAATTATTCTTTCATTTATATGTTAATTTATCATTTTTTACTCGGTACATTATTAGGGGAAGTGATACAATCAACTGTATCGATTGCCCAACTCACATTCGCAAGGCCAAAACCGTCTTGGGATGGTAGCGCGTTAAGCGCATTGACGCACATTCCAACACTATTCTATTCAAGTATTTGGGTGATACTGAACTTCACGAGTCTCTATTTTCTTTTTCAACAATTATTTGCTTAA
- a CDS encoding metal-dependent transcriptional regulator, with amino-acid sequence MLTEEKEDYLKAILGHGGKTHYVSNKTLSQFLNIKPPSVSEMVGRLEKEGYVETKPYKGVKLSAKGLSATLDIIKRHRLIELFLIEIMNYTWEEVHEEAEVLEHRVSNLFVKRLDELLNYPETCPHGGTIPRSHDFEERYNTPLIDFEAGDKVILRRVRDKSELLIYLSSKTIQIGDTIEIVSKDDINQMLEIKNGQQTVILSYQNAQVIFAEKIA; translated from the coding sequence ATGTTAACTGAGGAAAAAGAGGATTATCTCAAAGCGATATTGGGTCATGGTGGTAAAACGCACTACGTTTCAAATAAGACACTCTCTCAGTTTCTGAATATAAAACCCCCATCTGTAAGTGAAATGGTGGGGCGATTAGAAAAAGAAGGTTATGTTGAAACTAAGCCATATAAAGGTGTGAAGTTGTCTGCAAAAGGTTTGTCAGCAACACTTGATATTATTAAACGCCATCGTTTAATCGAGTTGTTTCTTATAGAAATTATGAATTATACATGGGAAGAAGTTCACGAGGAAGCGGAAGTTTTAGAACATCGAGTGTCAAACTTATTCGTCAAACGTTTAGATGAGTTGCTTAATTATCCAGAAACTTGTCCGCATGGCGGTACGATTCCGAGAAGTCATGATTTTGAAGAACGTTACAATACCCCTTTAATTGATTTTGAAGCGGGTGATAAGGTAATTTTAAGACGTGTAAGAGATAAATCAGAACTTTTAATTTATTTGTCTAGCAAAACAATTCAAATCGGCGATACGATAGAAATTGTAAGTAAAGATGACATCAATCAAATGCTTGAAATAAAAAATGGCCAACAAACAGTCATTTTAAGTTATCAAAATGCGCAAGTCATTTTTGCAGAAAAAATAGCATAA
- a CDS encoding metal ABC transporter ATP-binding protein, translated as MIEINNLNLTLQHKHVLKNISLKLPLKGEIVGIMGPNGSGKSTLVKTLVGELRYQGRIELNGKPLSNQKRRIAYVPQKMTLDLDFPIDVESLVLSGSYDEIGWFKRIPNQKRQQCHLLLQELELFDLRKRPLHTLSGGQLQRVILARTLMRTHDIYILDEPFVGIDFKSEKMIIQKLNALKSEGKLIIIVHHDLSTASNYFDRVLLLNQSIQFFGPTRDVLTPANIEQTFLASLHANENRTHQFQLKEHSNHGIPSTSR; from the coding sequence ATGATTGAAATCAACAACTTAAACCTTACCCTTCAACATAAACATGTACTTAAAAACATTTCTTTAAAGTTACCTTTAAAAGGAGAAATAGTAGGTATAATGGGTCCAAATGGTAGTGGTAAGTCAACATTAGTTAAAACATTGGTTGGTGAACTGCGCTACCAAGGGCGCATCGAATTAAATGGGAAACCTTTAAGCAATCAAAAACGCCGTATCGCTTATGTTCCTCAAAAAATGACTTTAGACCTTGATTTTCCGATTGATGTTGAATCTTTAGTGTTATCAGGGAGCTATGATGAAATAGGGTGGTTTAAGCGTATCCCGAACCAAAAACGTCAACAGTGTCATCTATTATTGCAAGAATTAGAATTATTTGATCTACGCAAACGTCCTCTCCACACATTAAGTGGCGGGCAATTACAACGTGTCATTTTAGCACGTACTTTAATGCGTACACATGATATCTACATTTTAGATGAACCTTTTGTAGGCATAGATTTTAAGAGTGAGAAAATGATTATACAAAAATTAAATGCCCTTAAAAGCGAAGGGAAATTAATTATTATCGTTCATCACGATTTATCTACCGCTTCAAATTATTTTGATCGCGTTTTATTACTCAATCAAAGTATCCAATTTTTTGGACCTACCCGTGATGTGTTAACGCCTGCAAACATAGAGCAAACATTTCTTGCATCTTTGCATGCAAATGAAAATAGAACACATCAATTTCAATTAAAGGAGCATTCTAATCATGGCATTCCTTCAACATCTCGTTGA